AATAATTAAGATTTTCTTTATAAAAAACACGCAACTCCTACTTCACATTGACGCTGGCGTTAATAGAAAGAAGTCTGGCGACAATAACCTCCCGATTAAAAAACAAATAACTCGGTCAGGTTAAAAATAAATAAAACAGAAAATTAAATGGCAATGAATCGGTTATTTTTGATGAAAAAAATAAACCTAAGCCAATGACTAAAAATAGAAATGAGATTACCGGGTTTATACCCAAAATAATTCGAGTTGTAGGAAGGCGGCAAGAGAGTGAGTCCCGATGAGCTTACTCAGGTAAGTGATTCGGGTGAACGAGCGCAGCCAACACACCTGCAACTTGAAGTATGAAGGGTATATACCCTAAATAATTCGAGTTGCAGGATAAGCCGCGAACGTTGCCGGACACGGCGTCAGGAACAGGACAGTCTTTTTTTCAGCAATGCGGCCAGCGCGATGATGGCGTTTTCCGTTTTTTCCTGCCATTCGAACGAGGTGTTGATGCGAAAATAGCGGTCGAATTTATCGCCGGTGGTGAACATTCTGCCCGGCGCAATGCTGATGCCCTGCGCCAGCGCCTGCTGATAGAGTTCAATGCTATTAACCCCTTCCGGCAGACCCAGCCACAGAAAATAGCCGCCTTCGGCGTAATAAATATCCACTCCGGCGGGAAAATGCGCCTTCATCGCCTGATACAACCGGTGTTTGCGTTGCTCCAGCGTTCGCCGCAAACGCCGCAAATGGCTATCGTAACTGCTGGTGGCCAGATAATCCGCCACCGCCAGTTGCATCGGTGCGCTGGCAGAAAGCGTACTCATTAATTGCAGGCGCTGAATACCTTGCGCCCAGCGCCCTGCCGCGACCCAGCCGACCCGAAATCCGGCGACCAGATTCTTCGAGAACGACGAACAGTGCAGTACCTGTCCGTCCTTATCCAGCGCCTTGACCGGCAGCGGGCGATGGGTGCCGGCGTACAGTTCGCTGTAGACATCATCTTCAATCAGCGGCACCTGATATTCGTGCAACAACGCGGCCAGCTGCTGCTTTTTCTCCCATGCCAGCGTGCAGCCGAGCGGATTGTGAAAGTTGGTCATCAGCCAGCAGGCGCGAATCGGATAATCACGCAGCGCCTGACGCAACGCCGCCAAATCAATACCAGTGTGCGGATGAGTGGCGATAGCGATGGCTTTCAGTTGCAAACGTTCGATCGCCTGCAACGCGCCGTAAAACGACGGCGATTCCACCACCACATAATCACCGGGCCGGGTCAGCATCTGCAGGCTCAGATTGAGCGACTCCATCGCGCCGCTGGTGATCACAATCTCGTCCGGCGACACGGCGATGCCCTGCAGCGCATAGCGCTGGGCGATCTGCTTGCGTAGCCGCTCGTTGCCGGGCGGCAAGTTGTCCACTGCGTTTTCCGGCTGCATACGGCGCGCCACTGTTGCCAGCGAACGGGTCAGTTGGCGCTGGGGAAACAGGCGCGGATCGGGGAAGGCGGAACCAAACGGCACTACGCCGGGCGAGCGGCTGGCGCGCAGCACATCGAAGATAAACCGATTAACGTCAACGTTTTCCGTCAGGTGCACCGCCTCGCCGCTGGCCGGCGGCGCGATCGGCCGTTCGATGCGCGGCGCAGCGTAGTAGCCGGACTGCGGGCGCGAAATGATCCAGCCCTGACTTTCCAGCAACTGGTAGGCATGCAGCACCGTCATCAGGCTCAGGCCGGAATGCACCGCCTTTTCGCGCAGCGACGGTAATTTTTCTCCCGGTTGCCAGATGCCGGCCTGTAACTGCGCCTGCATCTGGTCGGCCAGTTGTTCGAATTTCGCCAGCGGAAAACTCCTTAGCGGGACAGCGCCTGCCGGACAAAATCCAGCAGCAGCCGCCGCGCCCACACCGGCTCGTCGCCGCCGGCCATTTCCGGCAACGCGCAATGACGCAGGCAGGCGTTCATCACCGCCGCATCCATCTCCGGGTGGAACTGAAATGACCAGGTATGCGGCGTATAACGGATAATCTGACACCCATCCTGTTCCGATGCCGCCAGCACCTGTGCGCCGGGCGGCGGCGCCACCACCGACTGCAAATGGCTGAGGTAGGCGCTGAACTGCGCCGGTACCGCCGTCAACAGCGTGTCGTCCGCGGCGTCGTTATGCAGCGTCACGGTCTTCAGCCCCATTTCCCGGCCGTTCGGATTATCCGCCACCGTGCCGCCCAGCGCATGCGCCAACAGCTGATGGCCGTAACACACCCCCAGCACCGGCAGCCCGGCATCCACACTCTGGCGCAGCCAGTCGGCGGCCGTTCGCTCCAGTCCAGCCGGTCGGTCACCATCGACCAGGAACCGCTGATGATGGCGGCGTCATGCTCGCCGGGATTCGGCAAGGCGTCGCCGGCGTCCGGTCGCACCACATGCAGGCGCACGCCTTCATCGGCCAGCGCGCTACCGAACCAGTCGGCCTGCTGACCGACGGCATTAGCGATCGGTTCGGGCGGTTCGCCCATCTGCACAATCAGCAGTGAAGGCGGCCGGGATGAAGCGGGGAAATTCGCGGTTAACGTCGTCATAGCGCGTCGCTCGCCTCGGGGACTTTAAACAAGATGAGTTTTGAACGTACCACGCGGGGCGCGCCCTGTCACCGCCTCATACCGTTGATCTGCATTCATATTGGCGACAGGCGGCGACCATGCCGATCAACGCGGGGTTGAACGGGCGAATGAGCGATAGGCCAGAGAAAAGACGTCGTAAAAGTAGAGGTAACCCTTGGTCTGCAACAGCCTGGCGACGCCGTCTTTAACCGGCCCGGCCACCTGCGGGCTCTGGAGGAGCGCCTC
The DNA window shown above is from Dickeya dadantii NCPPB 898 and carries:
- a CDS encoding PLP-dependent aminotransferase family protein; amino-acid sequence: MAKFEQLADQMQAQLQAGIWQPGEKLPSLREKAVHSGLSLMTVLHAYQLLESQGWIISRPQSGYYAAPRIERPIAPPASGEAVHLTENVDVNRFIFDVLRASRSPGVVPFGSAFPDPRLFPQRQLTRSLATVARRMQPENAVDNLPPGNERLRKQIAQRYALQGIAVSPDEIVITSGAMESLNLSLQMLTRPGDYVVVESPSFYGALQAIERLQLKAIAIATHPHTGIDLAALRQALRDYPIRACWLMTNFHNPLGCTLAWEKKQQLAALLHEYQVPLIEDDVYSELYAGTHRPLPVKALDKDGQVLHCSSFSKNLVAGFRVGWVAAGRWAQGIQRLQLMSTLSASAPMQLAVADYLATSSYDSHLRRLRRTLEQRKHRLYQAMKAHFPAGVDIYYAEGGYFLWLGLPEGVNSIELYQQALAQGISIAPGRMFTTGDKFDRYFRINTSFEWQEKTENAIIALAALLKKRLSCS